TATGCAAACAATGAACCTATAAACCTGACCACAACATATTTGCCATGCAAGACATTTCCTTTAATAGAGACCTATGATTTTGGAGTGCACTCTATTTATGACATTCTTGAAAGCAAATACAATATCAGAATTACAAAGGCTACAAGGACTATTGAAGCTGTACTGGCAGTCGATGAGGTTGCCAAGGAACTGGAGGTAAAACAAGGAGACCCTATACTCCTGTTCAGGGCTGTAACTTTTGGAATGGTAAATGGGCGGGAGGTTCCTATAGAAACTTTTAAAAGCTTCTATAGATCCGATAAATTCAAATTTTATATTAATCAAATCCATCAATAGCATCTTAACACAATACATTAATGCAATACCAAGGACACGTCAGGTAAAAGGTATAATTTGCCACGGCTTAGTTTTTTGCACCCAAAAAAAGCTTAAGAAGTGGTTCTTTATAAGGAGTCTTAATGTCGCGGCTAAGACTTCGCTACTAACAAATATAAAATTCATCAAATCATCAAAACTGAATCAGAGGAGTGGTCGACATGGGAAAAATGAAATTTGCAAGAAAGGTGTCGTTTTTACTTGTAATTGTTATGTTAGCTTCTATGCTTTTCACAGGTTGCTCTACCAAAACAAATGATTTAGGAATTGCACTTATCACTTCTGCAGCAGGACCAAACGACAAGGGATATAACCAATCTGCAGTTGAGGGATTGGAAAAAGTCAAAAATGAATTAGGTATAGATTATAAAGTGGTAGAAACTCAAGACATTCCGGGAAGCCTGTCACAGCTGGCCGGTGCCGGATATAAACTAATTTTCAGTTTGGAGTACAATTTTGATGCTCTTATTAAAGGTGTGGGTGGAAACAAGCCGATTGCAGAACAGTACCCAGATACAACCTTTGTTATATTCAATGATAATCCAAATGTAAATGAGGATGGTAGTGTAAAACATAAAAACGTTGTTTCAGTTCTATTTGATGTTCATGAAGCATCATTTATTGCTGGTGCTTTGAGTGCCCTTGTAAATGAAAATGCTTCTAGTCTGTTTAATACCTCGGACTATGCCTTTACCTCAGGGGATGCGGGAAGAAAGGTTGGTTTCCTTGGAGGAACAAAGTCAAACGGTATTACAGTATTTGGTTATGGTTATGCAGAAGGAATTAACTATATAGCAAAAGAGCTGGGGGTAAAATATACATTCTACAGTGATTATAATGCCGGCTTCAGCGATTCTGCCGCTGGTGCAACAAAAGCAAACACATATTATTCCGACGGTGCAAATATTGTCTATGCAGTAGCAGGGGCTGTCGGCGACGGAGTTACTGCTAAGGCCAAGGAAATTAAAAAACTTGCGATAGAGGTTGATGCAAACAAAGATAACAATCAACCCGGGTATATATTGACAAGTGTATTAAAAAATACAGAAGTACCTGTTTATGAAATTTCAAAGCACTTCAACGAACAAACCATGGATAAGGTTAACGGGCAGGTTTTAAACTATAACCTTGCATCCGGAGCAACAGGAATTACCGATCTGAGTGTAATAGAAAGCAAAATCAAACCTGATGGAAAAGCCAAGTGGGATGAGATCAAAGCACAGATCAAAGCTGTGTCAGGAAAGATAGGTAGCGGTGAAATCAAGGTCACAAATGCCCAAGCAGGTGAAAGCTTTGACAAATCAAAACTTACAAATCTTAATATGCCAAACGACTGATAAATTAAAAATCAAACAGAATGAAGGCGGTAAATATGTACGCAATCGAAGCTGTTAATTTAACAAAAAAATATGGCGATTTTGTTGCCAATGAAGATATAAATATCTCCATTGGACAAGGCGAAATTACTGCAATAGTCGGTGAGAACGGAGCCGGAAAAACAACTCTTATGAACATGTTCTTTGGGCTTCAGCATCCGACCAGCGGAGAACTGAGAGTACAGGGCAGGCCGGTTTCCTTTAACTCTTCATTGGATGCTATAACCTGCGGATTAGGGATGGTGCACCAGCATTTTAAGCTGGTGCCCAGCCTCACCGTTTTTGAAAATATTCTTCTGGGTACCGAAATAAAAAAGGATATAAAAATATCAGGTAAACTAATCTTCAAAAGCCCAATAATTGACCGTAAGCAGGAAAGAAAGACTGTACAAAAGCTGATTGATGATTACAAGTTCGAACTCAATGCTGATGACGCTGTGGAAAACATTTCAATTGGAGCCAAGCAAAGAGTGGAAATACTGAAAATGCTGTACCGTAATGTTGATATTCTTATATTTGACGAACCAACAGCTGTCCTGACTCCACAGGAAGTGGATGAGCTGCTTATAAGCTTCAAGGAACTTAAAAAACAGGGCAAAACAATTATTTTGATTACACACAAGCTCAGAGAAGTGATGGAAGTCAGTGACAAGGTAGTA
The sequence above is a segment of the Pseudobacteroides sp. genome. Coding sequences within it:
- a CDS encoding BMP family ABC transporter substrate-binding protein — protein: MGKMKFARKVSFLLVIVMLASMLFTGCSTKTNDLGIALITSAAGPNDKGYNQSAVEGLEKVKNELGIDYKVVETQDIPGSLSQLAGAGYKLIFSLEYNFDALIKGVGGNKPIAEQYPDTTFVIFNDNPNVNEDGSVKHKNVVSVLFDVHEASFIAGALSALVNENASSLFNTSDYAFTSGDAGRKVGFLGGTKSNGITVFGYGYAEGINYIAKELGVKYTFYSDYNAGFSDSAAGATKANTYYSDGANIVYAVAGAVGDGVTAKAKEIKKLAIEVDANKDNNQPGYILTSVLKNTEVPVYEISKHFNEQTMDKVNGQVLNYNLASGATGITDLSVIESKIKPDGKAKWDEIKAQIKAVSGKIGSGEIKVTNAQAGESFDKSKLTNLNMPND